aagacttgaaatgtaaaatgacgattttttcctttataaatatgcattttctaacactcaacaatcaTAACATTTCTAGAcctaaattaatattacttgGAGAGTTAATGGTGAATTTTTATCCcattcttattaaattttgcaTGAGTATAATAATTTGATGTGTTTTAGATCATTTTTAGCTTTGATTAAATGTGATATTGTAGGTGACCAAAAAGCTCATGCTTTGTTGATGGATGATGTAGAAGAGCGACTACATTGTTGCAGTAATGAGCTTGTAGGAAACAACAAAAGACTTATCTGTATATGAGCAAAAACAAGCCTAAGCTAGAGAAAATGTTAGAGCACATGCTGCAGCAATCCAGGATTGAGTACAGACAAAACTGTCTAGGCTATTCACGCGATATTTGACAGATTCTGCTGCGGCCATTACTGCACTACCACTGTCAAGTGCAGACAAAATAATGGTAGGCATGATAggtaatataaaaagaaatttggcCCTAGAATGCGAAGAATGGACAAGTGTCCTCATGACTTTTTGGATTGCCCTAATCCCAAGTTATAAAGGAGCACATTTTAAGGAAACACATTAGAGGTATATCCATTGCcgtcacacacacacacaagaaaaaaaaaaggatttcaaAGCTGTAACAAAGGGTATCTCATGGAGAATGAGAGAAACTTAAAGACTAAAGCGTGACACTTTGGTCCTTTTTATATCTCAActttattcttatatttttcttgtattttcacTTTGATGATGTATTTCTTGGCAAACACTTATGTTTTTACTGTTTTAAAGCTCATCATGAGTCAAACTCTAATAATAGGCATGCTTTTGTTGAGATAAATACTACAccttctaataaaattttaataactagCAGGCTGAATTCAAGGTTTGATCACCATTgacaaattttgatatttatcctttttctggttggggggtcgGGGGTAGAAACAACTCATTTGCTTAAAGAATGATAAACACAACTTTTTTCTCATAGCCTAAAACTTTGTTTGGTGACAAACATTGCGTGGGTAAACTAAACGTTTTTCACCACAAAGTTTGGTGTCTTATATTGAAGTCAATTCCAATATTTTCCAAAACGTGCAAACTTTTGGCCGCAAAATCTATATCATGGCTAGAAAATTGTGGCAAAAACACCATATTCTCAAATGAATTAAACTTCTTGCAAAATGCACGCATATGGCACGCAACGTATGGTAGCACCATTGAAATATCCTATTATCACAAAAGTTAAAATAGGAAATAAATCATCCAGGACCTGCaaaactattaattttgaaagataaAAAACTAAGGATTAAAGAATTTTGAGgaagaacaaagaaagatatgCGGGAATGCAGAActagaaattcttttttttttatgcattaagcttacaatatataataaaaattgagaaaCTAAGTGACCGAGAATCAAGCCATAAGCTGATACATGTTGAACAAACTAACAACTTCCTAAAGACTAGGAcaaagttaatttattaacaactgaaacataaaataattatccaaaACGTGAATAGCTTTGTAGTCCCAAGTGCAGCTAACTAACACTCCTCCATGCACTAGGAGCTGCAAACTCCAAGTCTTTGCCTAAGAAGTTGGAACTTGTTTGCTGGCAAAGATTTTGTGAAAATGTCTGCAAGCTGATCTTCAGATCTGCAATAAATGAGGCTCACTTCTCCTTCATTCTACACttcccttaaaaaaaagagtttgatCTTGAAATGCTTAGTTTTTCCATGAAAAAATGGATTTTGAGAGATTGCAATTGCTGCCTGATTGTCCATAAATACCTTTGTATCATTCAATTGCTTCAAGTTTAAATCACATAACAGTTTCCTTAGCCACAATGCTTGATTCACTGCTAGTAGTGTCGTTaaggtgcaccaaatttaaaaccttaccactaatataaataattagtacagagcgagtaaggatcgatcccacagagactatgctagttatatttatatcaactctaaagcaagatttaaaataaaataatagtagtaatgccaattataaataaaagggcgtttatgaatttttaactaaatagtaagaaataaagaaattaaaactacgaacaagaatttaataaaaactctaattaaaggagaaagaaataataatgatgaaaactttgattaaaggatcattcgccactaccaaacatgcacataatatatcaattttatcatcaatttatattgaaactatcaatcatagacaacaataagctctgttagtctcaatctttccttagtgTGTTGTTAGGCAAAACaagctcttcacctaatctctaaccattaaataatttaaaacaaactttttaaatttaagataatggaagcattaaacaaagaaagatattaggttgatctaggcaataaacacacaaactcggattatttaacctaaGTTATGTTCTCCAATCGAAATCACTGATTCCAACCTGctattaatgattaaaatatcaagacaattacggatcaagaattttaatctagcaataaaatttattcaagtcctatctagttggccactcaaataaaacaagaataaaccatgaacattaattatagaagaacataaacaatctcaattaaataaattgaatgatagaatttaaatttaattgcatagcatgtttagggttttgaattcaccctcaaccaaagtaaaaatctagcctaacataattgaattgggaatAAGAGAACTGATAAAACCAGtcatggagattaattcaagcggCTGCAAATTGTTCAGTTTCTCTTGGTTGCCGATTCTCCTCTGCCCGAATTGCGTCTGCACTCTTCTGCCCGAATTGCGTCTGCACTCCTCTTTTTATTCAAAAGCAAAACTCCCTTTTATATTGCTTGGCCACCGAATCCTATTGTGATTCTAATAACTAAACCAACTTTTATAAGCTAAAGCCCTAAGCTTGCCacataattgaaaacaataaaagccAAAAGCTATTGATTTCCTTCCTTTATTCTACTTTGACTTTCCATTCAAAGGCTTAATTAAGAGCTTTGTTTTATGTGCTGCCCACTTTAGttttaatcttcttctttgtttgcaCGAACATGgagaattcaatttattggCTTCGGTTTCTTCGAACAGAATTTCTTGCACATCTCCTTAATTACTTCcacaaattgatttgatcttCAATGTTGTCCAATTGTTATTCTTTACGTActttttatccataatctccaattaattccctatgcaataaaataattcaattaattaaaaataacaaataaaaataactagtaattatataattaagggtaaaatatgtatataaattatgctcaTTAACTGTTGTTGTGGCAGTAACAAATTCGGCCTCTGCAGTAGTCTGAGCTACAATCTCTTATTTCTTGCAGCACCATGAGAAAACTCCTGATCCAAGACTGAAACAATAGCCAGATTTACTCTTCATGTCATTTACAGATCCACCCCAACCACTGTCAGAAAATCTCAACAACTTGAAGTTTTGACACTTCTTGAATTTTACACCAAAGTCGATAATTCCTTTGATGTACCTAATAACTCTTTTTACTGCTCTAAGATGCACTTCACTAGCACAATGCATGAAATGAGAGAGAATACTCACAGGAAAAACAATATTTGGCCTGGTTGTAGTTAGGTACATTAAACACCCAACCATGCTTCTAAAATAGCCTTCAATTTTGTCTATGCCGTCCTCCTTACTTAAGCTTTCCTTGTGATTCATTAGAGTAGTTAACCCCGAGATACCAACCGTGGGGTTGTGCAAGCCTGAGGCAGAGGCATCACATTTATCAAACCCCTGGAAACAATGTCCCTGTAGCTCATTGTTTACCACATAGTCCTCTTGAAATGCCATTATTGTGCCAGGATGCAGGCCTTGGACATCAGGCTGAGGTTTCATCTCTGTAAATCCAGCTAATGGACTGGTGGCATCGTCTTGCTCATCGCTAATTGTAGCAGACGGTGTATGTCATTGGGAAATAATCCAAGACTACCACCTAGTAATGAAGCTGGGGATGGAGTTCTTTGAGGACCCGATACATCTGTGTGGACAAACTGCAACTTGCGAGTGGTTCTCCAGGTTGACTTCAGGAATGGTCTCCTTTTTTGTTTACTGTACTGACAAGGTTGACAATTTGGTAAGTGATCTCCAAAGTTTGTAAGCCAACTGTGAGCTCCTTTGTCTTCATGAGCTGCATCCTTTGCAAGTGACAATGACCAAGTCTCTTGTGCCATATCTCAGTCTTGCTAGCTTTGGTGGAAAATGCAACAAGTTCTTCCTTGatgggataaaaaaaaactttttcctCTCATTCTCACTTTGACAATTTCTTGACCAGTGACATCTTGAATACGACAGAAACTATATTCAAAGATCACTTTAAAGCCTTTTTCAATCAATTGACCTACACTCAACAAATTTTGGTCAATTTTTGGTACGTAGAGGACATCAGAGATTCTTTTTGTACCTTCAGCACTAGTTATGGCGATTGTGCCTATCCCTTTGACAGAAATGTAATCACCATTTTTGATTTTGACTTTAGTAAGGTCAGTTGGCCTCAAATCTATGAAGAGTTCCTTGTCATTTGTCATATGGTTGGTACAACCACTATCAATTAACCAACTTTCAGTTGAACTACTACTTGCAAAACAAGACGCCGTAGAAAAGCTGATCTTCATCCTCTTGATCTGCAACTTGGGCTTTAACTTCCTGCTGCTGAGGTTTTTCTTTGCAAATTGGTGCTTCATATCCAATCTGATTGCATTTGGAACATTTTGCATCGGGTTTCCTCGGTGGCCTTTTCTTCCACAGTGATGGCAAGGAGGGTATTTGCCCTtgagattttcatttttgcttttgttgttaCTCGAAGTAGGAGAAACTGAATTTCCTTCTTGgcctttcttcttttcctttttgtttttgtcagCTCCGTGATGTTTGGCAGCTAAGGCTCCTTTAGTATTGACATCTTGCCTCATAAGTCTCCTCTGCTCCGGTGCTTGCAAGGAATTAAGTAATTCTGCCAAGGAAATTTTTAACATATCCTTGGTATTTTCCAAGGTTGTAATGTCGCTTCATACCTCTCCGGCACAGTGACAGGGATCTTTTCTACAATCCTTGAATCACTAAATTCAGACCCGAGTAACCTCACTTTGTTTGCAATTCCAAGAAGTCTATCTGAATACTCTTTAATTGTTTCAGATTCCTTCATCTTTTGCAACTCGAATTCccttattaaattcaaaacctGCAttccttttatcttttcatCTCCTGCATATTCTTTCTTGAGATAATCCCACATAGACTTGGTTGTCTTAAAGGACATAATTCTTGTGAAAATTGTCGATGACACCACAGTAAACAAGCATCCTTTGGCCCTCgacttcttcatcttcttttctttctgtGCTTTTATTTATACCATGGTGGGATTGTTTGGAAGTGCAGGAATTTCATAGTCTTCTTCCACTGCTTCCCAAAGATCCAAAGCATCTAAGTATGTCTCCATGTGTACTGCCCACATTTGGTAGTTGTCTCCATCGAACACCGGTGGAGCAATAGAAGAGAAACTGGCTTCGGCTTCCATGATACGTCAAACTCACACACAGATCCCTTAAGAAGGGAGCTCTGATTCCAATTGTTAATTTTGAAGGATAAAAAACTGAGGATTGAAGAATTTTGAGGAAGACCAAAGAAAGATATGCGGGAATGCAGAACtggaaattcttttttcttttatgcattAAGCTtacaatatataataaaaattgagaaaCTAAGTGACCGAGAATCAAGCCATAAGCTGATACATGTTGAACAAACTAACAACTTCCTAAAGACTAGGAcaaagttaatttattaacaactgaaacataaaataattatccaaaATGTGAATAGCTTTGCAGTCCCAAGTGCAGCTAACTAACAAAAACTAGTGTTCATACAtaagatttattaaatgatttataatggtcctttatttttcaaagttttacaTATTATTTGCTTACGATCTATATTAATCCGCTCAAAAGTGGATTAAGTTGGTCAACTAGATAGTTGCTAAGAAGAATGatgaatatatatagttatataaCCAATGACAAAGTGCTTTATTGGCTACAACATGCTGGAAATTCACTCCTCCGgggaagaaacaaaattatggTATGGGACTAAATGGCAAAAGGCACAATATGAAGTGGTTGAGCCTCCTGTATGGCTAGGCCGAATTTTTCTACCATGTCCATATGGCAAATCAAGCTTCCAATCAAAAGAATTACTGAGTGAACCTCGCAGTGGATATAACATTGTGATATCCAATGGCAAATCAGGGCAAATTCGCCGCCCAGCTCCAAAGGGGATCGACTTAAAATTTCGGCCTATGAAATCAACTTCTGATCCTAAGAACCTTTTGGGCATAAAAGAGTGAGCGTGGTCCCATGTACTTTCATCTCTGCTAGTAGCCTAAACATTGACCAAAACTCTTGCATCTTTCGGTACTATGAAGCCTATGATTTCTCCATCTTCTGAGGCTTTGCAAGGAAGTAACAAGGGAATTAGTGGGTGCAACCTGAAGGTTTCTTTGATAACTACTTGTAGATAAGGTAACCAATTAAGTGATGTCTGATTCCTTAATTGCTTTGCCTTTGCCAACTATTTGTTATAACTACAATTTTACTTTAGATAAAGCCTCTGGGTTTTGGAGTAGTTCTGCCATTGCCCATTTTGTTGTAATTGAAGTTGTATTATTCCTCGCATCAAACAAATCCTATTATATCAGCTGTCCTAATTAACTTGTAAAATCTactagaaaataagaaaaagaaataaggtaaaagcttgtttagttTCTATATTTTGAGTTTAGTGTCTGtttaatccctatatttttaaaataccacaAAACATCCTTGCTATTAAATTGTTGGCACCCATGCCATCACTTTTTATTCCTCTTGGCTTAACTTTCACAATATTACTctcttacaataatatttattttttggacattaataaaaaaaactaaattaccaatttaacaccacaaaataaaatagaaacaaaacaaatatatattaatatttgtggAACACTCTACTAAGGAGttagtatattaattttttttaatgtccaaaaaaattggtaatttaattttttacaatattaatctttttaaaaaaatacttcttACATTATATCAAACTATTTCCTTAAAACTCTCATTCATTGGGATCAACCaaatcaatagaaaaaaaaattgttggatGACAAGTTAAGTATTGAAAGCAGTTTTGCAAAAATCTATTGCTTTATCCGCACGACAATGTTCTTCAGCATAACCAATAAGATCTTTGATTTTCTTGCGCCGGAGGTCTTCATTGGCATCGAGTTTCTGACAAGTAAAAATATGCATATTGCATATTTTGCTAAGATGTTTCCACGGTGTTGAGATTGGCAGCCAAACTAAATTCGTAGCGCTGGTAGGACATGTtgagaatgtcaaataaaataGCATTGAAGGAAGTTTTCAAAGACATAATCCGCACTTGTCAAAGGGATGATCTGCACTTGTCAAAGACACGATCCGCGCTGAATGGATCGACGCATTTCCTTCCGTATTCACATATgtaatctttgaaaaaatgtaGCCTCTGCATCTATAAATAACGCTCAAtgtataatgttttatttaagaaatgaaaacaagTTTCTTCGATATGGGCATCTCAACTTTGGAGGATTGGAGCTACTATTCAAGAAGAACATGGTGAAAGGCTTACCATACATCAATCACCCTGATCAACTTTGTGAAggatgtttacttggcaagcAGTTCAGAAAGCGTTTTCCAAAGGAGTCAAACTCAAGAGCTCAGAAGCCACTCAAGCTCATTCATACTGATGTGTGCGGTCCATTCAAACCAAGCTC
This window of the Citrus sinensis cultivar Valencia sweet orange chromosome 8, DVS_A1.0, whole genome shotgun sequence genome carries:
- the LOC107175008 gene encoding uncharacterized protein LOC107175008, yielding MEAEASFSSIAPPVFDGDNYQMWAVHMETYLDALDLWEAVEEDYEIPALPNNPTMTTKSMWDYLKKEYAGDEKIKGMQVLNLIREFELQKMKESETIKEYSDRLLGIANKVRLLGSEFSDSRIVEKIPVTVPERYEATLQPWKIPRIC